Part of the Mycoplasmopsis columboralis genome, CATATGAAAAGATTCAAAGGCACCTAAGATGAAATTGTCATTTTCTTTAATTTCAAAATTATTAATATCGTAAATAAGCATAATTTAAATTAAGTTAAGTTCTTTGAGTTTTAAATAAGTACCTTGGTATTCGCAATCTAAAGCTACGTCTTTTGCTACTTGTTTGAGTCTTTCTGAAGCTCTTTCCATAGCAACACCATACCCAGCATCTCTGAGCATTTCATAATCGTTTGAGCTATCTCCAAAAGCAATTAGGTTGTCCATTTTTAGATTTAAATGTTCACATAAAATGCTCAAAGTTGAAGATTTGTTAATGTTTTTAGGTGAAATAAATAAACCTTTAGTTCACACAGCATTAACTTCCATAGCTAAGTTATTTTCTTGAATGTATTTTTCAATTTCAGGAATAAGTTCATCGGGATTTAAAGCGTTAATGGTAATTAAATATAAGTTATCAGTACTTAATACTTCTTCTTGAAAATCATAGTAATTATGTGCGTGTGGGCGAATAAATCAACTATTTAAATCTAAATCAGGTGATTTAAAAACTTTGTCAAAATCAGAAATTGAAAATCCTTTAATTGAATCTTTAAATTGATTGTATAAAGGAATAACTTCATCTTTAATTAAAGTTTTTTTGTATACAAATTCTTTTTTAGCTACATCTCAAATAAATGAACCATTAGCTCCAATAAAGTAATCAGGTTTAAGTTGTTCTAAAAAATTACCAATGGTAGCAAATTCACGAGCAGTAGCTACCACGCTAACAATGTTTTTTTCTCTTAAAAGCGAAAACATCTCACGAACTTGTTCTCCAAAAATTAAGTGAGTGTTTGGAAGAAGTGTCCCATCCACATCAAAAGCCGCTATTTTAATTTGTTCTTGTAATTTTGTCATTATATCCTTTCAATAAATACTTTGTCTGGTTGATAAAGATTATTGTTTATTTCTCCTACTGAAACAATCAAATTCTCTTTAACAATTAAGTATTTTCCATTTGGTTGTTTGCATTCAAAAGCGTTACCGTTTTTTAATGCTTTTATTCATTTATCGTTTAACTCTAACCTTTGCAGATCAATAAGCCTAGTAAAATCAATTTCTTCATACGTATCTTCTGATAAGCCATCTAAAGTAAGATTTCCAATTTGGGTTCTTTTTAGCGAAGTCATCACACAAGTTGTATTTAATTCGTGAGCAACATCTCGCAATACCGAACGTACATATCCTCCCGCAGAAATTGTTAATTTAATTTTAAAAGTTCAGTTTTGATTGTCAAAATCTAGTAACTGCAAGTGATGAATTTTGATTTTCTGGGGCTTTAATTCGAACTTAATGTTGTCTCTACTTAAATCATAAGCTCGTTTACCATTTATTTTTTTTGCACTAATTTGAGGAGGAATTTGTTGAGTTGTTTGCTTAATTTTGTTGATGGCTTGTAATAATTGATCTTTAGAAAATTCAACTTTAGAAGTTGCTTCTGGGGTGCAATTGTAATTGTCAAGGGAAGCGCTTTGATAAAAAAACTGAGCTTGAGCAATATATGTTTTAGTGGTATGAGTGATATATTCTAGCATTCGAGTATCTTCATGAGAGGCAATAATCATCAATCCGCTTGCTAACGGATCTAAAGTTCCAGTATGACCAACTTTTTTAGTTCCTAATTGTTTTCCAATTTGACGAACTTTTTGGTTAGAAAAAACATTCTGAGGTTTGTAATATTTTAAAAACACAACACCTCCTATAAGCTATTTAATTTTACTAAATTTTGTTGATATTCCTTTAGTCATAAGCTTTTATTTATTAGCCCAAAAAATGGTATAATAAATAGCAATTATGGCAGGAAAAGGAAACCCAATTATCATTTTTACAGGACCCAGTGGTGTTGGAAAAGGAACAGTGGAAAGACTTTTGTTTGACTTTGACGAACTTAATTTATCTCTTTCATGTTCTGCCACCACTAGACAACCAAGAGAAGGTGAATTAAACGGAATTCACTATCATTTTGTGAGCGTAGATGAATTTCGTCACAAAATTAAATCTCGTAAATTTATTGAGTTTTCTTATCATTTTAATAATTACTATGGAACTTTATATTCTGAACTTGATAAAATCCATGCCAAAAAACGTGTCCCAATGCTTGAAATTGAAACTCGAGGAGCCAAGCAAGTAATTGAAAAACTTTATAAACAAAACGACCATAATTACAATTTAATTACCATTTTTCTTGCTCCTCCTTCAGTAGAAGAACTCAAAAAAAGAATCATTAATAGAGGAACCGAGACTAGCGAAGTTATCAAAGCTAGACTTAAAAAAGCAACTGAGGAACTTGAAGAATCAAGTATTTTTAAATATACCATTATCAACGATACTCCTGAAAGAGCTGCTGAAGAAATCAGAAGCATTTTACACAAAGAATTAGGTATTGATGAAGATAGCAAGTAAATCTATAAAAGGAAATTATCGTGCTAAAAATGATGATCGTGTTGGTGTATTTGAAAACGATCATGCTATTTTAGCTGTACTTTGTGATGGTATTGGTGGATATTCAGGCGGAGATATTGCAGCTAATATTGTCGTTTCTGAATTTGGTTTAAAATTCCAAAAATCATTTGTATATACTGAATTTGACAAAATTGAAGAGTGAGTAGATAAAACAGTTTCTGAATGTCGATTACTTATTCGTAAATCCGCTGAAGTAAACAAAATTACCAAAAACATGGGAACTACTTTAACTGGCGCTATTCTTTTACCTAAAATACAAAAAGCTTTGCTTTTTAATTCTGGAGATTCTAGAGTATATATTTTAACTAATCAAAATAATTTAATTCAAGCAACCAAAGATCATAATGTGGAGAACAAATTAATTGATGAAGGTGTTAGCATAGAAAACGCTAAAAAAAACCCTATTGCTTCATATTTGACTTCCGCAGTTGGTTTGAATATGAAAACTACTATTCACTTTGAGGAAATTGAAACCAATATTTACCAAAAAATTGCTAAGTTTTTAATAACTAGCGATGGAATACATGGTTTTTTATTCTTTCAAGAATTACAACATTTTGTCAATAAAAATCTTGAGCCTTCCGAATTAATTGAACAAATTCTAGATCAAGCAACTATTGCTGAATCTACTGATAATATGAGTGCTATTTTAATTGATATGGAGTTAAATGATGAAAAGTAAATACATTTTAGATAGTTCTCATGTATATCAAAAATACGAGATTGAAAAGCTCATTGGTTCAGGAGGAATGGGTTCGGTTTTTTTGGTTCATCTAAAAAATGATCCTGCCCAAAAATTTGCTT contains:
- a CDS encoding YcsE-related riboflavin metabolism phosphatase, with amino-acid sequence MTKLQEQIKIAAFDVDGTLLPNTHLIFGEQVREMFSLLREKNIVSVVATAREFATIGNFLEQLKPDYFIGANGSFIWDVAKKEFVYKKTLIKDEVIPLYNQFKDSIKGFSISDFDKVFKSPDLDLNSWFIRPHAHNYYDFQEEVLSTDNLYLITINALNPDELIPEIEKYIQENNLAMEVNAVWTKGLFISPKNINKSSTLSILCEHLNLKMDNLIAFGDSSNDYEMLRDAGYGVAMERASERLKQVAKDVALDCEYQGTYLKLKELNLI
- the gmk gene encoding guanylate kinase → MAGKGNPIIIFTGPSGVGKGTVERLLFDFDELNLSLSCSATTRQPREGELNGIHYHFVSVDEFRHKIKSRKFIEFSYHFNNYYGTLYSELDKIHAKKRVPMLEIETRGAKQVIEKLYKQNDHNYNLITIFLAPPSVEELKKRIINRGTETSEVIKARLKKATEELEESSIFKYTIINDTPERAAEEIRSILHKELGIDEDSK
- a CDS encoding PP2C family protein-serine/threonine phosphatase; this encodes MKIASKSIKGNYRAKNDDRVGVFENDHAILAVLCDGIGGYSGGDIAANIVVSEFGLKFQKSFVYTEFDKIEEWVDKTVSECRLLIRKSAEVNKITKNMGTTLTGAILLPKIQKALLFNSGDSRVYILTNQNNLIQATKDHNVENKLIDEGVSIENAKKNPIASYLTSAVGLNMKTTIHFEEIETNIYQKIAKFLITSDGIHGFLFFQELQHFVNKNLEPSELIEQILDQATIAESTDNMSAILIDMELNDEK
- the truB gene encoding tRNA pseudouridine(55) synthase TruB encodes the protein MFLKYYKPQNVFSNQKVRQIGKQLGTKKVGHTGTLDPLASGLMIIASHEDTRMLEYITHTTKTYIAQAQFFYQSASLDNYNCTPEATSKVEFSKDQLLQAINKIKQTTQQIPPQISAKKINGKRAYDLSRDNIKFELKPQKIKIHHLQLLDFDNQNWTFKIKLTISAGGYVRSVLRDVAHELNTTCVMTSLKRTQIGNLTLDGLSEDTYEEIDFTRLIDLQRLELNDKWIKALKNGNAFECKQPNGKYLIVKENLIVSVGEINNNLYQPDKVFIERI